One window from the genome of Butyrivibrio proteoclasticus B316 encodes:
- a CDS encoding MATE family efflux transporter, producing the protein MSRTSTMDMTQGSIRKELILFAIPLLAGNVFQQLYNTIDSIIVGQVVGPDGLGAVTSVAPAINTLVGFFMGFSAGSSVVISHYFGAKNTEGLRRAVHTSIICTFILGLVLMVVGFFLTPPLLVFMSTPETVMPLATQYLQIYFLGIVGLMMYNIGSAILRAVGDSVRPLIFLIITSILNIFLDLFFVINLHMGVAGAAYATIISQFISAILTIAVLFTSKECYNLRLKEFAIDKSILSQIITIGMPAGIQSAVISFSNLFVQSYINRFGESSTAGWGAYGRIDAFVMLPMQSIALTATTFVGQNAGAGNVDRIKKGIREALFLAAICTIALVIPEFLAAPKIVSMFNSDPEVVRYGTLFIRMNCFFDILCCSNQTHAGVLRGVGDAKAPMFIMLSSFVVFRQIYLFIASHLTSSIYPISIAYPMGWLVCSIIMLIYFKMSNWELKVDASYRNHAMN; encoded by the coding sequence ATGTCTAGAACATCAACAATGGACATGACGCAAGGTTCAATCAGAAAAGAGTTGATTCTTTTTGCTATTCCTTTACTTGCAGGAAATGTCTTTCAACAGCTTTACAACACCATAGACAGCATAATAGTTGGACAGGTAGTAGGTCCGGATGGGCTTGGTGCAGTTACCAGTGTTGCTCCTGCCATTAATACGCTTGTAGGCTTTTTTATGGGTTTTTCTGCCGGTTCAAGTGTAGTTATCAGCCACTATTTCGGAGCTAAGAACACTGAAGGTCTCAGGCGAGCAGTGCACACTTCTATTATATGCACTTTTATTCTAGGCCTTGTTCTCATGGTAGTAGGTTTCTTTCTGACTCCGCCCCTGCTTGTTTTCATGTCAACTCCTGAGACTGTAATGCCGCTGGCAACTCAGTATCTGCAGATATACTTTTTAGGTATAGTAGGACTTATGATGTACAATATAGGTTCTGCTATATTGAGAGCTGTTGGTGACTCTGTCAGGCCGCTTATTTTCCTGATAATTACATCGATACTCAATATCTTTTTGGATTTGTTCTTTGTAATAAATCTTCATATGGGAGTAGCAGGAGCCGCCTACGCAACGATAATATCTCAGTTTATTTCAGCCATTTTGACAATAGCTGTCTTATTTACAAGTAAGGAGTGTTATAACTTAAGGCTAAAAGAATTTGCAATAGATAAATCAATCCTGTCTCAGATCATCACTATTGGAATGCCTGCCGGAATACAATCGGCCGTTATTTCATTTTCTAATCTCTTTGTACAAAGCTATATTAATAGATTTGGCGAGAGTAGTACTGCCGGATGGGGCGCTTACGGACGTATAGATGCCTTTGTTATGCTTCCAATGCAGAGTATTGCGTTAACAGCTACAACATTTGTAGGCCAAAATGCAGGAGCCGGAAACGTTGATCGTATTAAGAAAGGCATTCGTGAAGCACTGTTTTTGGCTGCAATATGTACAATTGCACTTGTTATTCCGGAATTCCTCGCAGCGCCTAAGATTGTATCTATGTTCAATTCAGATCCTGAAGTAGTGCGCTATGGAACTCTTTTTATCAGAATGAATTGCTTTTTTGATATATTATGTTGCAGTAACCAGACACATGCCGGAGTATTAAGGGGTGTCGGAGATGCCAAAGCTCCAATGTTTATCATGTTAAGCTCTTTTGTTGTGTTCAGGCAGATATATCTTTTCATAGCATCACACCTGACAAGCTCCATATATCCTATTTCTATTGCCTATCCAATGGGATGGCTTGTATGTAGCATTATTATGCTCATTTACTTTAAAATGAGTAATTGGGAACTAAAGGTAGATGCTTCATATCGCAATCACGCTATGAACTAA
- a CDS encoding GGDEF domain-containing protein, with protein MIRRIDNTIFSENSAFDDDHDEVLKTLYGLYDHVNLLDLNTLTLRRLYTGKGDYLFSDYTSMPDYVERISRDFIHPDDIEGYMEFCSVKNIRKQLESDGKSFTMSYFRTKGTDGTYTWKAYIILKPSFADPGIYLSCLRDVDSETEHILIKNDYVKLFNDLPLAYAVLQFNTELEDDNEIICLYASNRIAKLMDESLNHIVGSNVYPEFGKDHEDVVQMMRNAAFKGINSKTIYHSRKTGKWINITVDKAAVTGRCALILEDVTKEHITNEFMDREWRTDDLIIGCTKVLHSGLPHEVAINQVIRLVGEASGADRIYIVEKTDNNTFIGNYEWCSDNVTPIIQKSAQPEEICALDWEKEYPGAFSLVLEDVESIKVAHPELYSKLQKFEVRSIIEIPIYDEGVLIGYFGGVNYGRIKNLDLKELMEAVSYFLASEFSRLRLLRELENKSIYDSLCGVKNRSAMEMTIKKLKKRSFNIGIIYADANGLKQMNDSRGHEAGDELLKKISTIMKRRVNRDYIYRVGGDEFVIAIPKMEKQDFIDLCASLQKDFEEAEGISVAMGWDWGTSSAEISTIMKSADKLMYEDKANYYRKNNRRRSGDR; from the coding sequence ATGATCAGGCGGATTGATAATACTATTTTTTCCGAAAATTCAGCATTTGATGATGATCATGATGAGGTTTTAAAGACTTTGTATGGCCTATACGACCATGTTAATCTTCTTGATCTGAATACATTAACTCTTAGAAGATTGTATACTGGCAAGGGTGATTATTTGTTTAGTGACTATACCAGTATGCCTGATTACGTAGAGAGAATATCCAGAGATTTTATTCATCCGGATGATATAGAAGGCTACATGGAGTTCTGTTCGGTAAAGAACATCAGAAAGCAGCTTGAATCTGATGGAAAAAGCTTTACTATGTCTTATTTTAGGACCAAAGGAACAGATGGAACATATACCTGGAAAGCGTATATAATCTTAAAACCTTCTTTTGCAGACCCAGGCATATATTTGTCCTGTCTTAGGGATGTTGATTCTGAAACAGAACATATTCTGATCAAAAATGATTACGTCAAGTTGTTCAATGATCTTCCACTAGCATACGCAGTTCTGCAATTTAATACGGAATTAGAGGATGATAATGAGATCATCTGTTTATATGCAAGCAACAGAATTGCCAAATTAATGGATGAAAGCTTAAATCATATTGTCGGATCTAATGTTTATCCTGAATTTGGCAAGGACCATGAAGATGTGGTTCAGATGATGCGAAATGCAGCTTTTAAAGGAATTAATAGTAAAACCATCTATCATTCCAGAAAAACGGGGAAATGGATCAATATAACTGTCGATAAAGCAGCAGTTACAGGAAGATGTGCTTTGATTTTGGAAGATGTGACCAAGGAACATATAACCAATGAGTTTATGGACAGGGAATGGAGAACGGATGACCTGATCATTGGATGTACCAAGGTATTGCATAGTGGTCTTCCTCACGAAGTAGCAATCAATCAGGTAATACGTCTTGTGGGTGAAGCGTCAGGTGCAGATAGGATATATATTGTTGAGAAGACAGATAATAACACCTTTATTGGCAATTACGAGTGGTGTAGTGATAATGTGACGCCTATAATACAAAAGTCAGCGCAACCGGAGGAAATATGTGCTCTTGATTGGGAAAAAGAGTATCCAGGAGCGTTTAGCCTAGTACTGGAGGATGTGGAAAGTATTAAAGTTGCACATCCGGAATTATACAGTAAGCTTCAGAAATTTGAGGTAAGATCAATTATTGAGATTCCTATATATGATGAAGGTGTTCTGATTGGCTATTTTGGTGGGGTAAACTACGGGCGGATCAAAAACCTCGATTTAAAAGAGCTTATGGAGGCAGTTTCATATTTCCTTGCTTCTGAATTCAGCAGATTAAGGCTGCTTCGAGAGTTGGAAAACAAGAGCATATACGACAGCCTGTGCGGAGTTAAAAACCGTAGCGCGATGGAAATGACGATTAAAAAGCTCAAGAAGCGTAGTTTTAATATCGGAATCATATATGCTGATGCTAATGGCCTTAAACAGATGAATGATTCAAGGGGACATGAAGCGGGAGATGAACTGCTAAAAAAAATCAGCACAATTATGAAACGTCGTGTCAATAGGGATTATATATATCGTGTAGGCGGTGATGAATTTGTAATAGCTATTCCTAAGATGGAAAAACAGGATTTTATAGATCTGTGTGCTTCTCTTCAAAAAGATTTTGAGGAAGCAGAAGGTATTTCCGTTGCGATGGGCTGGGATTGGGGCACTTCTTCAGCCGAGATAAGCACAATAATGAAAAGTGCAGATAAACTCATGTATGAGGATAAGGCTAACTATTACAGGAAGAATAACAGACGCAGATCAGGTGACAGATAA
- the pta gene encoding phosphate acetyltransferase encodes MYGFGDMIEKLKANPKTIVLPEGSDPRILEAASRLLAGNFIKPILLGNEDEIIKSAENAGYNIRGAQIIDPEHFDKFDEMVEQFCELRKSKGMTPEKAIPILKQTNYFGTMLVKMGLGDCLLGGATYSTADTVRPALQIIKTKPENSIVSSCFILVRPAATGENEVIAMADCGININPNEDELVEICGETVGCAARFGVDPKVAFLSFSTKGSAKDDTVTKMQNATKKAQERYPEIPIDGELQFDAAVSPRVAKQKAPGSPVAGHANIFIFPDINAGNLGYKIAQRMGNFEAYGPILLGLNAPINDLSRGCNALEVYSMAIITAALA; translated from the coding sequence ATGTACGGATTTGGTGATATGATTGAGAAACTCAAAGCTAATCCTAAGACTATCGTTTTACCAGAGGGTTCAGATCCAAGAATTCTCGAGGCTGCTTCAAGACTTCTTGCAGGCAACTTTATCAAGCCTATTCTTTTAGGCAATGAGGATGAGATCATTAAATCAGCAGAAAATGCCGGTTATAATATTAGAGGTGCACAGATTATTGATCCTGAACACTTTGACAAGTTCGATGAGATGGTTGAGCAGTTCTGCGAGCTCAGAAAGAGCAAGGGAATGACTCCTGAGAAGGCTATTCCTATTCTCAAGCAGACTAACTACTTTGGTACTATGCTCGTTAAGATGGGTCTTGGCGACTGTCTCCTTGGCGGAGCAACTTATTCAACAGCTGACACAGTTCGTCCTGCTCTTCAGATCATCAAGACTAAGCCTGAGAATTCAATCGTTTCTTCATGCTTTATTCTTGTTCGTCCTGCAGCTACAGGCGAGAACGAAGTTATCGCAATGGCTGACTGCGGAATCAACATCAATCCTAACGAGGATGAGCTTGTAGAAATCTGTGGTGAGACTGTAGGATGTGCTGCAAGATTTGGTGTAGATCCTAAGGTTGCATTCCTTTCATTCTCAACAAAGGGATCAGCTAAAGATGACACAGTAACTAAGATGCAGAACGCAACCAAGAAGGCTCAGGAGAGATATCCTGAAATTCCTATCGATGGTGAGCTTCAGTTTGATGCTGCTGTATCTCCACGTGTTGCCAAGCAGAAAGCTCCGGGATCACCTGTTGCCGGTCATGCTAATATCTTTATCTTCCCTGACATCAACGCAGGTAACCTTGGTTACAAGATTGCTCAGCGTATGGGTAACTTTGAAGCTTATGGACCTATTCTTCTTGGTCTTAATGCTCCTATCAATGACCTTTCCCGTGGATGTAATGCACTGGAAGTTTATTCAATGGCTATCATCACAGCAGCACTTGCATAA
- a CDS encoding sensor domain-containing diguanylate cyclase has product MESKSNDGKIGYAAMTEFTPSDILYMLKDLPDACCIFKVLTDPFGTVKDMLFLFANDKYGQLVGKTPAELVGSTYYSTVNNRDEDWIKYSYQAAILRQSSIMRTYNSSFDKWFEFWAVPVFQKGFCAFIIHDVTAAKKSEENITYRTNTNSLVIDCATAVSSAEFGKGLKKVLKILGQAINADRVYILPEGDAPFSDMHSWLNSTRNYNLPAKKAFEKYDFPEIWEKQLKDKNLVVINDTAVLLDEYGELYNDVLAGAVSRYIVVRLTDKDTRLGYLVADNYSNDLDLNITDLMETVAIFISAEMRNKALTDEMLYMGSHDSLTGLGNRHSLNQTLMLLTEMSTTVGICYSDINGLKAVNDEQGHEAGDKLIQHVAEIFGTVFKKKFCYRIGGDEFIVIMPEVDEDIFEAMVNKLKTKLKHVSVSLGHVWSEDSSNIKNSIRQADEAMYSSKSEYYRNHERRHNT; this is encoded by the coding sequence ATGGAAAGTAAGAGCAATGATGGAAAAATTGGATACGCAGCAATGACGGAGTTTACTCCCAGCGATATTTTATATATGCTCAAGGATCTGCCGGATGCTTGTTGTATATTTAAGGTACTTACGGATCCTTTTGGAACCGTTAAAGATATGCTCTTTCTTTTTGCCAACGATAAATATGGCCAGCTAGTCGGAAAAACACCCGCTGAGCTTGTGGGAAGTACATATTATTCTACTGTTAACAACAGAGATGAAGACTGGATCAAGTATAGCTATCAAGCAGCTATTTTGCGCCAGTCAAGCATCATGCGTACTTATAATTCATCTTTTGATAAATGGTTCGAATTCTGGGCCGTTCCTGTATTCCAAAAAGGCTTCTGCGCTTTCATAATCCATGATGTAACAGCAGCCAAGAAATCGGAAGAAAATATCACGTATAGAACTAATACAAATAGCCTTGTTATAGACTGTGCTACAGCAGTTTCTTCTGCTGAATTCGGAAAAGGATTAAAAAAGGTCCTCAAAATATTAGGCCAGGCTATAAATGCAGACAGAGTCTACATTTTACCGGAAGGAGATGCTCCTTTCTCTGATATGCATTCTTGGCTAAACAGTACTAGAAACTATAATCTTCCGGCAAAGAAAGCTTTTGAAAAATATGATTTTCCGGAAATATGGGAGAAACAGTTAAAGGATAAGAATCTTGTAGTTATAAATGACACAGCGGTTTTACTGGATGAATATGGTGAACTATACAATGATGTTCTAGCCGGAGCAGTTTCAAGGTATATAGTGGTAAGACTGACGGACAAAGATACCAGATTGGGGTATCTTGTGGCAGATAATTATTCAAACGATCTTGACCTCAATATTACAGATTTAATGGAAACAGTTGCTATTTTTATTTCAGCAGAAATGCGCAACAAAGCTCTTACGGATGAAATGCTCTATATGGGAAGCCATGATTCCCTTACAGGACTTGGAAACAGACATTCGCTCAATCAAACACTTATGCTGCTCACTGAAATGTCAACGACGGTTGGCATTTGCTATTCCGATATCAATGGCCTCAAGGCTGTAAATGATGAGCAGGGACATGAAGCTGGTGATAAGCTTATACAGCATGTTGCAGAGATTTTTGGTACTGTGTTTAAAAAGAAGTTTTGCTATAGGATTGGCGGTGATGAGTTTATAGTAATAATGCCGGAAGTCGATGAGGACATATTCGAAGCGATGGTAAATAAGCTCAAAACCAAGCTTAAGCATGTTTCTGTTTCACTGGGACATGTTTGGTCGGAAGATTCCAGTAATATCAAGAACAGTATTCGTCAGGCTGATGAAGCCATGTACAGTAGTAAATCTGAGTACTATAGGAATCATGAGCGAAGACATAACACATGA
- a CDS encoding GTP-binding protein yields the protein MIKLDLITGFLGAGKTTFIKIYAKYLAQSGEKVCVIENDFGAINVDMVLLKELESEGINLEMIVGGDGKEAHKRRLKTKLISMAMMGYTRVIIEPSGIFDVDEYFDLLYEDPIDRFYSASNVIAVVDSKLCTEMSKQARYILMSEVADAGAIVFSRSQYSTKDKMDSVVNFIESAMDEFKCREGLESKYISYGEWSALDSSWIDKIEKAGFSRNSYEKMHLETDDTFQTIFYFNFQMEKDELQRKISAIFSDPECGNVHRIKGIVKDNEGAVYEINTTRNELVAGVVDNTDAVLIVIGEALNKEQIAKYLGKPTI from the coding sequence ATGATCAAATTAGACCTTATAACCGGATTCCTGGGTGCAGGAAAGACTACTTTTATCAAAATATATGCGAAATATCTTGCACAGTCAGGGGAGAAGGTTTGTGTTATTGAAAATGATTTTGGAGCCATAAATGTAGACATGGTTCTGTTAAAAGAGCTTGAGTCAGAGGGCATTAATCTTGAAATGATTGTTGGCGGAGACGGAAAGGAAGCTCACAAGAGAAGGCTTAAAACAAAACTAATATCAATGGCAATGATGGGCTATACAAGAGTGATAATTGAGCCTTCGGGTATATTTGATGTCGATGAATATTTTGACCTTTTGTATGAAGACCCGATAGACAGATTTTATAGTGCCTCTAATGTTATCGCAGTAGTTGACTCCAAATTATGTACAGAAATGTCCAAACAGGCCAGATACATTCTGATGTCTGAAGTAGCAGATGCCGGAGCTATTGTATTTAGCAGATCGCAATACTCTACTAAAGATAAAATGGATTCTGTAGTCAACTTTATAGAGTCGGCTATGGATGAATTTAAATGCAGAGAAGGACTGGAATCCAAATATATATCATACGGTGAATGGAGTGCGTTAGATTCATCCTGGATTGATAAAATAGAGAAAGCCGGATTTAGCCGTAATTCCTATGAGAAAATGCATCTTGAAACTGATGATACATTTCAGACTATTTTTTATTTTAACTTTCAAATGGAAAAGGACGAGCTGCAAAGAAAGATAAGCGCAATATTTTCTGATCCTGAATGTGGGAATGTGCATAGGATAAAAGGTATTGTTAAGGACAACGAAGGGGCCGTCTATGAGATAAATACTACTCGTAATGAGTTAGTGGCAGGAGTAGTTGACAATACTGATGCAGTTTTAATAGTGATAGGTGAAGCTCTTAACAAAGAGCAGATAGCAAAATATTTAGGGAAACCAACGATATAA
- a CDS encoding hydrogenase maturation nickel metallochaperone HypA/HybF, with translation MSYIAKMVNLAEEIARENGAKEVKKLVVEVGKTSGVMPYYMYKYFPEAAKGSLLENAELECVETDVKALCEECGREYFPNKENRYLCPHCGGRKAHIIEGKGVVLRDLVIEDR, from the coding sequence ATGAGTTATATAGCAAAAATGGTCAATTTGGCTGAGGAAATAGCCAGAGAAAATGGAGCTAAAGAGGTAAAAAAACTTGTAGTTGAAGTTGGTAAAACAAGCGGAGTAATGCCTTATTATATGTACAAGTATTTCCCGGAGGCGGCAAAGGGAAGTCTACTTGAAAATGCAGAACTTGAATGTGTTGAAACAGATGTTAAAGCTCTTTGCGAAGAATGTGGCAGGGAGTACTTTCCAAATAAAGAAAACAGATATCTTTGTCCACACTGCGGAGGACGAAAAGCCCATATAATCGAGGGTAAAGGCGTAGTATTAAGAGATTTAGTTATAGAAGATAGATAA
- the larC gene encoding nickel pincer cofactor biosynthesis protein LarC — translation MKTLYVECKMGAAGDMLGAALLSLCEEPEEVVNELNSLGIQNIEYKLEDSEKCGIVGKHLRVIVNGVEEIPEEKLDNDKHVHDDHSHEYEHSHEHEHSHNHDDDHHHHDHRSLYEIEDIIESMNISKDIKSDIREVYELLAEAESSVHGVPVDKIHFHEVGDLDAIADITAVCYLIHKLSPDKIVVSPVNVGGGVVKAAHGILPVPAPATALLLKGIPSYESEVIKSELCTPTGAALIKYFADDFSTQPTMAVEKIGYGTGNKDFPQANVLRVILGETNEDSEYVLELVCNIDDMTAEELGFATEMLFEAGALEVYTIAADMKKNRPGTVLCCVCKQDVRDHLVEQIFKYTTTLGIRENLCNRYVLTREVKKIETPYGEIRKKYAYGYNVTRSKLEYEDLAGIARRTGKSIIELKNEIGEID, via the coding sequence ATGAAAACATTATATGTTGAATGTAAGATGGGTGCTGCCGGTGATATGCTGGGAGCAGCTCTTTTGAGCCTGTGTGAAGAACCTGAAGAGGTTGTTAATGAGCTTAATTCTCTTGGAATACAGAATATCGAGTATAAGCTGGAAGATTCCGAAAAGTGCGGTATAGTGGGGAAGCACCTGAGAGTAATCGTTAATGGAGTAGAGGAAATTCCGGAAGAAAAGCTTGATAATGATAAGCATGTTCACGATGATCATAGCCATGAATATGAGCATAGCCATGAACATGAGCACAGTCACAATCATGATGATGATCACCATCATCATGATCATAGATCACTGTACGAAATCGAAGATATTATTGAGAGCATGAACATTTCCAAAGATATTAAGAGCGATATCAGAGAGGTTTATGAGTTACTTGCCGAAGCAGAGAGCAGTGTACATGGAGTTCCTGTTGATAAAATACATTTCCATGAAGTTGGTGACCTGGATGCAATAGCAGATATTACAGCAGTATGCTATCTGATACATAAGCTTTCCCCTGACAAAATAGTAGTTTCACCTGTCAATGTCGGAGGTGGTGTCGTTAAGGCAGCCCATGGAATACTTCCGGTGCCGGCACCGGCAACAGCTCTTTTGCTCAAAGGAATTCCAAGTTATGAGAGTGAAGTGATCAAATCTGAATTGTGTACACCTACAGGTGCTGCGTTAATTAAATACTTTGCGGATGATTTCTCAACACAGCCTACTATGGCAGTAGAAAAAATCGGATATGGAACAGGAAACAAGGATTTTCCGCAGGCTAATGTATTAAGGGTGATCCTTGGAGAGACAAATGAGGACTCAGAATATGTACTGGAGCTAGTTTGCAATATAGATGACATGACTGCCGAGGAGCTAGGATTCGCGACAGAGATGCTGTTTGAAGCAGGCGCACTCGAGGTTTATACAATAGCAGCCGATATGAAAAAGAACAGACCAGGTACCGTATTATGCTGCGTCTGCAAACAGGATGTGAGGGATCATCTTGTTGAACAGATATTCAAATATACTACAACTCTGGGAATCAGAGAGAATCTGTGTAACAGGTATGTTCTGACCAGAGAAGTCAAGAAAATAGAAACACCATATGGCGAAATAAGAAAGAAATATGCTTATGGCTACAATGTTACGAGATCCAAGCTTGAATACGAAGATCTTGCCGGAATAGCCAGAAGAACAGGAAAATCTATAATCGAACTGAAAAATGAGATTGGTGAGATTGATTGA
- a CDS encoding ATP-binding protein: MERIVSKLLMYGDMPEDSILMQLAYVCRDLHSGSYSKEDLTTRVYKQIKRILVLGTACAFDKNLWHNYLTYLLIMDENPFSLTCEKVGSKDGSVNHFAKNDFAAFRELFDYDFSELENALNVDCFTCITNYKAIDKPELMYNGNVSEKVRNLSAALEKTDSEESFFQEITSFYKNIGVGAFGLNKAFRIHEIADSKVEFNPINNMDAVVLDDLIGYELQKKKLIANTRAFVEGKKANNVLLFGDSGTGKSTSIKAIVNEFYGDGLRMIEIYKHQFRLLSQLIAQIKNRNYKFIIYMDDLSFEEDESDYKFLKAVIEGGVETKPDNILIYATSNRRHLIKETWKDRRDVEQDGDIHRSDTMEEKLSLANRFGVTIGYYKPSRQEYYDIVLELAQKEGLTLDKEELMKEADRWELNHGGISGRTARQFVNHLLGEQ, translated from the coding sequence ATGGAGAGAATAGTATCTAAACTATTGATGTATGGAGATATGCCGGAAGACTCAATACTAATGCAACTTGCTTACGTTTGCAGAGATCTTCATAGCGGTAGTTATAGTAAGGAAGATCTGACAACACGCGTATATAAGCAAATAAAGAGAATTCTTGTATTGGGAACAGCATGCGCATTTGATAAAAATCTATGGCACAACTATCTGACATATTTGCTGATAATGGATGAAAATCCATTTAGTTTAACCTGTGAGAAAGTGGGGAGCAAGGACGGAAGCGTAAACCATTTTGCCAAGAATGATTTTGCAGCATTTAGGGAGCTCTTTGATTATGATTTCAGTGAGCTAGAAAATGCGCTTAATGTAGACTGTTTTACTTGTATAACAAATTATAAAGCTATTGATAAGCCTGAACTTATGTATAACGGAAATGTAAGTGAAAAGGTTAGAAATCTAAGCGCAGCACTTGAAAAAACAGATTCTGAAGAGTCTTTTTTCCAGGAAATTACATCTTTTTACAAAAATATAGGAGTAGGGGCTTTTGGACTCAATAAAGCCTTTAGAATACATGAAATAGCAGATTCTAAGGTGGAATTTAATCCAATTAACAACATGGATGCGGTTGTACTTGATGATCTTATTGGATATGAGCTTCAGAAAAAGAAGTTAATAGCTAATACAAGGGCGTTTGTAGAAGGTAAAAAAGCCAACAATGTTCTTCTGTTTGGAGACAGTGGAACGGGAAAATCTACAAGTATTAAAGCCATTGTTAATGAGTTTTATGGTGATGGCCTTAGAATGATAGAGATTTATAAGCATCAATTCAGACTGCTATCACAGCTAATTGCGCAGATCAAGAATCGAAACTATAAATTTATAATTTACATGGATGATCTGTCTTTTGAAGAAGATGAGTCAGATTATAAATTTCTCAAAGCAGTTATTGAGGGCGGAGTGGAGACAAAACCGGACAATATCCTCATATATGCAACGTCTAACAGACGACATTTGATAAAAGAAACCTGGAAAGACAGAAGAGATGTAGAACAGGATGGAGATATTCACAGATCTGACACGATGGAAGAGAAATTGTCTCTTGCCAACAGATTTGGTGTTACTATTGGCTATTACAAGCCATCAAGGCAGGAATATTATGATATTGTATTGGAATTAGCACAAAAAGAAGGCCTGACTCTGGATAAAGAGGAACTAATGAAAGAAGCTGACAGATGGGAGCTAAATCATGGTGGAATATCCGGAAGAACAGCCAGACAGTTTGTAAACCATTTGTTGGGAGAACAATAA
- a CDS encoding replication initiation protein, with translation MPDKKREQLIVSKSYKKSNELINAMGKGTALSQKLFAIGMQHITVDNTNNVVATIYGPELRKMFKSTSGSLYEHIEALCDRQVKGQTIFDWNLLMKDKENGKIEAHQVVTDASFKDGTLTLRYNNSLTDKIVNLQKNYTVLSLADTLSLKSVYSLRLYEMLKAAYDYKKYLTKEPGEQAFEYDLTELKLELGIITSGGVKEIKNELEKELPDYDKIEALADKNDLNKYKEYKIFNRNVLSKAKEELNKKTSLEVDYEPIKCGRKTAGIRFFVNQKENTIPKDKIPVINKDEVLDELMDLLHEDFKFKEIREIAEAAGYDVEKVKKSYSYMLTYDKTIDVPIAFIKDCIKNEYYSNTAKPMYPKKNTFNSFEQNQDNFEELEKLLLDN, from the coding sequence ATGCCAGATAAAAAAAGAGAACAATTAATAGTCAGTAAGAGTTATAAGAAGTCTAATGAATTGATCAATGCTATGGGCAAAGGAACAGCCCTTAGCCAGAAACTATTTGCTATAGGAATGCAGCATATTACAGTAGATAATACTAATAATGTAGTTGCAACGATCTATGGACCTGAACTACGTAAGATGTTCAAATCTACATCCGGTTCTTTATATGAGCACATTGAAGCTCTTTGTGACAGGCAGGTTAAGGGACAGACTATTTTTGATTGGAACCTTCTTATGAAGGATAAAGAGAATGGCAAGATTGAAGCACATCAAGTAGTTACAGATGCTTCTTTCAAGGATGGAACTCTAACTCTTCGTTACAACAATTCGCTGACAGATAAAATAGTTAATTTACAGAAGAACTATACAGTGCTTAGTTTGGCAGATACATTAAGCCTTAAAAGTGTATATTCTCTCAGATTATATGAGATGCTCAAGGCAGCATATGATTATAAGAAATACCTGACTAAGGAACCTGGAGAACAGGCTTTTGAATATGATCTTACCGAGCTTAAGCTGGAGCTTGGTATAATTACTTCCGGTGGTGTTAAAGAGATTAAGAATGAGCTTGAAAAAGAGCTTCCTGATTATGACAAAATTGAAGCGCTGGCAGATAAAAATGATCTGAACAAGTACAAAGAGTACAAGATTTTTAACAGAAATGTACTTAGTAAGGCTAAAGAAGAGCTGAATAAGAAAACAAGTCTTGAAGTAGATTATGAGCCTATAAAGTGTGGCAGAAAGACAGCAGGAATCAGGTTTTTCGTTAATCAAAAGGAGAATACGATACCAAAAGACAAGATTCCGGTTATTAACAAAGATGAAGTTCTGGATGAACTTATGGATCTTTTACATGAAGATTTTAAGTTCAAGGAGATCAGAGAAATTGCTGAAGCTGCAGGCTATGATGTAGAAAAAGTTAAAAAATCATATAGCTATATGCTGACCTATGATAAGACCATAGATGTTCCGATAGCTTTTATTAAAGACTGCATCAAGAACGAGTATTATTCAAATACCGCTAAACCAATGTATCCTAAAAAGAATACATTTAATAGTTTTGAGCAAAATCAGGATAATTTTGAAGAACTTGAAAAACTATTGTTAGACAATTGA